A genome region from Astyanax mexicanus isolate ESR-SI-001 chromosome 19, AstMex3_surface, whole genome shotgun sequence includes the following:
- the hsd17b14 gene encoding 17-beta-hydroxysteroid dehydrogenase 14 — translation MASSQRYSGKVALVTGGSKGIGRGIVKVFVQNGAKVVFCARGADAGKALEAELNAAGPGSCLFLPCDISKEEDIKRLITVTVEKFGQIDCLVNNAGWHPPHKPTDETTAEEFKDLLNLNLINYFLASKFALPYLRKTQGNIINVSSLVATIGQKHAAPYVATKGAIISMTKAMAVDESRYNVRVNCISPGNVMTPLWEELAGQTPDALATIKEGENAQLLGRMGTEEESGLMALFLAADATFCTGIDLLLSGGAELNYGFKSQKP, via the exons ATGGCGAGCTCTCAGCGCTACAGCGGGAAGGTGGCGCTGGTGACCGGGGGGTCGAAGGGTATCGGCAGGGGGATCGTGAAGGTTTTCG TGCAGAATGGGGCTAAAGTTGTGTTCTGCGCCAGAGGAG CTGATGCAGGTAAAGCGCTGGAGGCGGAGCTAAATGCAGCAGGTCCAGGCTCCTGTCTCTTCCTGCCCTGTGACATATCCAAGGAAGAAGATATCAAG AGACTGATCACTGTGACTGTGGAGAAGTTCGGACAGATAGACTGTTTGGTTAATAATGCTGGCTGGC ATCCCCCCCACAAACCCACGGATGAGACAACCGCAGAGGAGTTTAAAGACCTGCTCAACCTCAACCTGATTAACTACTTCCTCGCATCTAAG TTTGCTCTGCCCTACCTGCGGAAGACACAAGGAAACATCATCAATGTTTCCAGCCTGGTGGCCACTATCGGTCAAAAGCATGCAGCACCCTATGTGGCCACAAAG GGGGCGATCATTTCCATGACTAAGGCAATGGCTGTTGATGAAAGTCGCTACAACGTAAGAGTCAACTG CATTTCTCCTGGCAATGTGATGACCCCTCTGTGGGAGGAGCTTGCTGGACAAACACCTGATGCTTTGGCCACCATAAAAGAAGGAGAAAACGCACAG CTGCTGGGCCGAATGGGGACTGAGGAGGAGAGCGGGTTGATGGCACTGTTCCTCGCTGCTGACGCCACTTTCTGCACTGGAATTGACCTGCTTCTGAGTGGAGGAGCCGAGCTCAACTACGGCTTCAAAAGCCAAAAGCCCTAA